The proteins below come from a single Limnobaculum xujianqingii genomic window:
- a CDS encoding LacI family DNA-binding transcriptional regulator: protein MAKTVEQIANDLNLSITTVRLVLNGKAEQYRISVKTQEKIAQYVELHGYTVNHTARSLKLNKTETFGLVIPRLSNPFFAALAELLEIRCREAGYQLMICCTYGDPKYENKLVKSLEERNVDGIFIVSVDAKSQVHHVKHRNKPLIFLDRDFGIKGASCVITDNCKSGYRLTRAMLDKIQQPIHFFVGDAGLPTIAERLKGYVRASDESGFSQEKSQLSYADHNRVEDGELMMNQFIEQHGEFPVNFISSSLPILEGGLSVLRERYGYIPSQINIGTFDEHVMLSFLPNNIWSMRQDEKTLVEQACEMMRKKIDGLTDSQLFVADAELISRITSSR from the coding sequence ATGGCTAAAACGGTAGAGCAGATTGCGAACGATTTAAACTTATCCATTACTACGGTTCGTTTAGTATTAAATGGTAAGGCTGAACAGTATCGCATCAGCGTAAAAACGCAGGAAAAAATAGCCCAATATGTAGAGTTGCATGGCTATACCGTTAACCATACTGCGCGAAGCCTTAAACTGAACAAGACTGAAACCTTTGGTCTGGTTATCCCTCGTTTATCAAACCCTTTCTTTGCTGCATTGGCTGAATTACTGGAAATTCGTTGTCGGGAAGCCGGTTATCAGTTGATGATTTGTTGTACCTATGGCGATCCCAAATATGAAAATAAGCTGGTGAAATCGCTGGAAGAGCGCAACGTAGACGGCATCTTTATTGTGTCAGTAGATGCTAAAAGTCAGGTTCATCACGTTAAGCACCGTAATAAGCCGCTGATTTTTCTCGATCGGGATTTTGGTATTAAAGGGGCTTCCTGTGTCATTACTGATAACTGTAAAAGCGGTTATCGTTTGACTCGCGCCATGCTGGATAAAATTCAACAGCCCATTCACTTCTTTGTGGGTGATGCCGGGCTGCCAACTATCGCTGAACGTTTGAAAGGGTATGTCAGAGCCAGCGATGAATCAGGCTTTTCGCAAGAGAAATCCCAGCTCTCTTATGCAGATCATAACCGGGTTGAAGATGGTGAGCTGATGATGAATCAGTTTATTGAACAGCACGGTGAGTTTCCGGTGAACTTTATCTCTTCTTCATTACCGATTCTGGAAGGAGGATTAAGCGTATTGCGTGAGCGATATGGCTATATTCCCAGCCAGATTAATATCGGTACCTTTGACGAACACGTCATGCTGAGCTTTTTACCTAATAATATCTGGTCGATGAGACAGGATGAAAAGACGCTGGTGGAACAAGCCTGCGAAATGATGCGTAAAAAGATCGATGGTTTAACCGATAGTCAGCTTTTTGTTGCTGATGCAGAACTGATTTCCCGTATTACTTCTTCTCGCTAG
- a CDS encoding YceK/YidQ family lipoprotein has product MMTSVKGFLLPICVSTTMFALSGCSSLMAHVAPYERYYPGTAHDIDMIGDDNHGWLMRSLLIVDLPFSAMLDTVLLPYDLYRASDTEGRSSPRKTISDSDKEKQNKGLMKGSGYTPPSQDKASEKK; this is encoded by the coding sequence ATGATGACTAGTGTTAAAGGTTTTTTACTGCCCATTTGTGTCAGTACAACCATGTTTGCACTTTCTGGTTGCTCCAGCCTGATGGCTCACGTTGCGCCTTATGAAAGGTATTATCCTGGCACTGCTCATGATATTGATATGATTGGTGATGACAATCATGGATGGCTGATGCGCAGCCTGTTAATTGTCGATCTGCCTTTCTCTGCAATGTTAGATACCGTTTTACTACCTTACGATCTCTATCGCGCCAGCGATACCGAAGGCCGTTCTTCGCCACGGAAAACCATTTCAGATTCAGATAAAGAGAAGCAAAACAAAGGTCTGATGAAAGGTTCTGGCTATACTCCCCCCTCTCAGGACAAAGCTAGCGAGAAGAAGTAA
- the ibpA gene encoding small heat shock chaperone IbpA, translating into MRNFDLSPLYRSAIGFDRMLNTLESGQSQSNGGYPPYNVELVDEHHYRIAIAVAGFAETELEITAQPNLLVVRGAKQSQEPAKTYLYQGIAERNFERKFQLAEHIQVEGAHLENGLLYIELARVIPEASKPRRIEIK; encoded by the coding sequence ATGCGTAATTTTGATCTTTCCCCACTGTATCGTTCAGCCATTGGTTTTGACCGGATGCTGAACACCCTTGAGTCAGGCCAGAGCCAAAGCAATGGCGGCTACCCTCCCTATAACGTTGAGCTGGTTGATGAACACCATTACCGTATTGCTATTGCGGTTGCCGGGTTCGCTGAAACCGAACTGGAGATTACCGCTCAGCCAAACCTGTTAGTGGTACGCGGTGCTAAACAGAGTCAGGAACCGGCAAAAACTTACCTTTATCAAGGTATTGCCGAGCGCAATTTCGAACGCAAATTCCAACTGGCTGAACATATTCAGGTAGAAGGTGCTCATTTAGAGAATGGTTTGCTGTATATCGAGTTGGCACGGGTTATTCCTGAGGCATCAAAGCCACGCCGTATCGAAATCAAGTAA
- the ibpB gene encoding small heat shock chaperone IbpB: MRNYDLSPLFRQWIGFDKLASTMQGNTDSGFPPYNIEKSDDNHYRITLALAGFKQENLEIESEGQRLTVKGNPTQIEKEVQYLHQGLSCKAFELSFTLADHMVVTEAKFELGLLHIDIERRVPEALQAQKITIGKQGVIEHQQ; this comes from the coding sequence ATGCGTAATTATGATTTATCACCGTTATTTCGTCAGTGGATTGGATTCGATAAACTGGCCAGCACCATGCAAGGGAATACAGATTCTGGTTTCCCTCCTTACAATATTGAAAAAAGTGACGATAACCACTATCGCATCACATTAGCCTTAGCCGGATTTAAACAAGAAAATCTGGAAATAGAATCAGAAGGCCAGCGCCTGACGGTAAAAGGCAATCCAACCCAAATAGAAAAAGAGGTGCAGTATCTGCATCAGGGATTGTCCTGCAAGGCGTTTGAACTGAGCTTTACCCTTGCCGACCATATGGTGGTCACCGAAGCTAAGTTCGAACTGGGGCTGCTGCATATTGATATTGAGCGTAGAGTGCCGGAAGCGTTGCAGGCGCAGAAGATTACTATTGGTAAGCAGGGTGTAATTGAGCATCAACAATAA
- a CDS encoding valine--pyruvate transaminase, protein MTFSSFGKKFTRFSGITQLMSDLNDGLRTPGAIMLGGGNPAKIPEMQDYFTQLCADLLAEGKLTESICNYDGPQGKNTFLTALAEMLSEELGWPIEAKNIALTNGSQSAFFYLFNLFAGHQPDGQVKKVLFPLAPEYIGYADVGLEEDLLVSYKPTIELLPEGMFKYHVDFDHLHIGDDIGAICVSRPTNPTGNVLTDEEVMRLDAIAHQKGIPLIIDNAYGVPFPGIIFSQATPLWNLNTILCMSLSKLGLPGTRCGIIIANEETIQAMGNMNGIISLAPGSIGPALALEMIERGDLLRLSEQVIRPFYQQRVEQTLAIIRRYIPAERCLIHKPEGAIFLWLWFKDLPISSQTLYQRLKARGVLMVPGHYFFPGLEQEWPHTQQCMRMNYVPEPELIEKGIIVLAEEIERAHREG, encoded by the coding sequence ATGACATTTTCATCTTTTGGTAAAAAATTTACTCGTTTTTCCGGTATTACTCAGTTAATGAGCGATTTAAATGATGGTTTACGCACTCCCGGAGCAATTATGCTCGGAGGCGGTAATCCTGCAAAAATTCCGGAGATGCAAGACTACTTTACTCAGCTTTGTGCCGATCTACTGGCGGAAGGAAAGCTCACCGAATCAATCTGTAATTATGATGGCCCACAGGGCAAGAATACTTTTCTGACCGCACTGGCAGAAATGTTGAGCGAAGAGCTGGGTTGGCCGATCGAAGCGAAAAACATCGCCCTGACCAATGGCAGTCAAAGTGCATTTTTTTATCTGTTTAATCTGTTTGCCGGTCATCAGCCGGATGGTCAGGTGAAGAAAGTTCTGTTTCCGCTGGCACCAGAATATATCGGCTATGCAGATGTTGGGTTAGAAGAGGATCTTCTGGTTTCCTATAAACCAACCATCGAGCTGCTGCCTGAAGGCATGTTTAAATATCATGTCGATTTTGATCATCTGCATATTGGCGATGATATTGGCGCTATCTGTGTTTCTCGCCCAACCAATCCAACCGGTAATGTATTAACCGACGAAGAAGTGATGCGTCTGGATGCAATCGCCCATCAGAAAGGAATTCCGCTGATTATTGATAATGCCTACGGTGTTCCTTTCCCCGGCATTATCTTTAGCCAGGCCACGCCGCTTTGGAATCTGAATACCATTCTGTGCATGAGCCTGTCCAAGCTGGGCCTGCCCGGCACCCGCTGCGGTATTATCATCGCTAATGAAGAGACTATTCAGGCGATGGGTAATATGAATGGCATTATCAGTCTGGCACCGGGCAGTATTGGCCCGGCACTGGCTTTAGAGATGATTGAACGTGGTGACCTGCTTCGTCTTTCTGAACAAGTGATCCGCCCCTTCTATCAACAGCGTGTAGAGCAAACGCTGGCAATTATCCGCCGTTATATTCCGGCAGAACGTTGTCTTATTCACAAGCCTGAAGGTGCTATCTTCCTGTGGCTGTGGTTTAAAGATTTACCTATCAGCAGCCAAACGCTGTACCAGCGGTTAAAGGCCCGTGGTGTACTGATGGTGCCAGGGCATTACTTCTTCCCCGGTCTGGAGCAAGAGTGGCCTCATACTCAACAGTGTATGCGGATGAACTATGTGCCGGAGCCGGAGTTAATAGAGAAGGGAATTATTGTATTGGCGGAAGAGATTGAGAGGGCGCATAGAGAAGGATAA
- the ghrB gene encoding glyoxylate/hydroxypyruvate reductase GhrB has product MKPSIVSYKQLPADLQDKLEQRFSVTAFDSITDENRADFIKALGKAEGIIGANQNIDRKLLDQAPVLRAVSTISAGYDNFDVDALTERKIPLMHTPGALTETVADTIMALVLATGRRIVDVAERVKAGEWKGSVGENWFGTDIHHKTMGIIGMGRIGTALAQRAHFGFGMKIVYNTRNRNPEAENRFDAIHMELDKLLSVADYVCLILPLNPQTRHLINAERLALMKPSAFFINAGRGPVVDEAALIEALQQGTIAGAGLDVFEKEPLPTNSPLLSMPNVVAIPHIGSATFEARYAMAASAVDNLIAAMTDSIEGNCVNPQVIR; this is encoded by the coding sequence ATGAAGCCATCGATCGTCTCCTATAAACAGCTGCCCGCAGATTTACAGGACAAACTGGAACAACGTTTTTCCGTTACCGCTTTTGACTCCATTACTGATGAGAATCGCGCCGACTTTATTAAAGCTCTTGGTAAAGCCGAAGGCATTATTGGTGCTAACCAAAATATTGACCGAAAGCTGTTAGATCAGGCACCGGTACTCAGAGCTGTTTCCACCATTTCAGCAGGCTATGACAACTTTGACGTTGACGCTCTGACCGAAAGAAAAATTCCTTTAATGCATACCCCGGGAGCTCTGACGGAGACGGTTGCAGATACCATTATGGCGCTGGTATTAGCCACTGGCCGACGCATCGTGGATGTGGCCGAACGGGTAAAAGCCGGAGAATGGAAAGGCAGCGTAGGCGAAAACTGGTTTGGTACCGATATTCATCATAAAACCATGGGGATCATCGGTATGGGTCGTATTGGTACCGCACTGGCCCAACGCGCACATTTTGGTTTTGGGATGAAAATTGTTTATAACACCCGCAACCGAAACCCGGAGGCAGAAAACCGCTTCGATGCCATTCATATGGAGTTAGATAAGCTGTTGTCCGTAGCCGATTATGTTTGTCTGATATTGCCGTTGAACCCACAAACTCGCCATCTGATTAATGCAGAGCGACTTGCGCTGATGAAGCCATCGGCGTTTTTTATTAATGCCGGACGTGGTCCGGTGGTGGACGAAGCCGCATTAATCGAAGCTCTACAGCAAGGCACTATTGCCGGTGCGGGTCTGGATGTGTTTGAAAAAGAGCCGCTGCCAACCAACTCTCCACTGCTGTCGATGCCGAATGTCGTTGCCATTCCACATATTGGTTCAGCAACCTTTGAGGCTCGCTATGCCATGGCTGCCAGTGCCGTCGACAATTTAATTGCTGCCATGACGGACAGTATCGAAGGCAACTGCGTTAATCCTCAGGTTATCCGCTAG
- a CDS encoding GlxA family transcriptional regulator, whose translation MEPLTNPITIAVAAYQGINPFHLSIPHTVFSNVLNQDGSPRFRVITCALEENQIETSMGFTITTQYGLEGFQQADIIIVPSWHRIDIAPPEEFIDVLKQANRRGVKIVGLCLGAFVLAKVGLLNGKAATTHWKWANAFSLRYPEVELRAAELYIDEGNLLTSAGMAAAIDCCLHMLRQICGAEIANQVARQMVVAPHRQGGQAQFIEIPLPVSRQDDRISQVLNWAAQHPELPHSIDSLAQKGALSRRTFTRHVRQTTGTTVMQWLLNQRIAKAQRMLESGTHSMEKVAEESGFNTVASLRQHFTKALNISPSSYRKQFKIKAEQSGNK comes from the coding sequence ATGGAACCGCTGACTAACCCAATCACCATTGCCGTTGCCGCTTATCAGGGCATTAACCCGTTTCATCTCTCTATTCCTCATACGGTATTCAGTAATGTACTGAATCAGGATGGTTCCCCCCGTTTTCGGGTGATTACCTGTGCACTGGAAGAAAACCAGATAGAAACTTCGATGGGATTTACCATCACCACTCAATACGGTCTTGAAGGTTTTCAACAAGCAGATATCATTATTGTGCCCTCCTGGCACCGTATCGATATCGCCCCTCCCGAAGAGTTTATTGATGTACTGAAACAGGCTAACCGGCGTGGTGTAAAAATTGTCGGCTTATGTCTGGGAGCTTTTGTGCTGGCTAAAGTCGGGCTATTAAACGGTAAGGCGGCAACCACCCACTGGAAATGGGCCAATGCTTTTAGCCTGCGTTATCCGGAAGTAGAGCTGCGCGCGGCAGAACTTTATATTGATGAAGGAAATCTGCTTACCTCTGCCGGTATGGCCGCTGCTATTGATTGCTGCTTGCATATGCTACGACAGATTTGTGGCGCAGAAATTGCCAATCAGGTGGCTCGCCAAATGGTGGTAGCACCCCATCGTCAGGGTGGACAGGCTCAATTTATTGAAATTCCACTACCGGTATCACGGCAGGATGACCGTATATCTCAGGTACTTAACTGGGCAGCACAACATCCGGAGCTACCGCACTCTATCGATTCACTGGCACAGAAAGGAGCACTAAGTCGTCGAACGTTTACCCGACATGTGCGACAAACGACCGGCACCACCGTGATGCAATGGTTGTTGAATCAGCGCATCGCTAAAGCGCAGCGTATGCTGGAATCCGGTACTCACTCCATGGAGAAGGTTGCAGAAGAATCTGGTTTTAATACCGTGGCATCTCTACGCCAGCATTTTACCAAAGCGTTAAATATTTCCCCTTCATCCTATCGAAAACAGTTCAAAATAAAGGCAGAACAATCAGGCAATAAATAA
- a CDS encoding cysteine hydrolase family protein produces the protein MNNPVRALVVIDVQNEYFTGELPIEYPPVETSLNNIIRTMEMAKKSEIPIVVVQNSAAENSPAFAKGSKGWELHPKIQRQHYDLLIEKRLPDAFAGTELMTWLKDRQINTLTIVGYMTHNCDASTIYHASHAGFNVEFLSDATGSLPYENQAGKATAEEIHRVFSVVFHSRFAAVTSTAEWLKAVENKQGIASGNILASNRLARRV, from the coding sequence ATGAACAATCCAGTAAGAGCATTGGTGGTCATTGACGTGCAAAACGAGTATTTCACCGGGGAATTACCTATTGAATATCCACCGGTGGAAACATCATTAAACAACATTATTCGCACTATGGAGATGGCAAAAAAATCGGAAATTCCAATCGTTGTAGTGCAAAACAGCGCAGCGGAAAACTCGCCTGCCTTTGCCAAGGGCAGCAAAGGGTGGGAGCTGCACCCGAAAATTCAACGTCAGCACTACGACTTATTAATTGAAAAACGCTTACCCGACGCTTTTGCCGGAACAGAACTCATGACCTGGCTAAAAGACCGTCAGATAAATACCCTAACCATTGTTGGCTACATGACCCATAACTGTGATGCCTCCACCATTTACCACGCCAGCCACGCAGGATTTAACGTTGAATTCCTGTCCGATGCCACAGGAAGCCTCCCTTACGAAAATCAGGCCGGAAAAGCGACCGCCGAAGAAATCCACCGGGTATTCAGCGTAGTATTCCATTCACGATTTGCCGCAGTAACATCAACGGCAGAGTGGCTAAAAGCAGTGGAGAATAAACAAGGGATAGCCAGTGGGAATATTCTGGCATCTAACCGTTTAGCTCGGCGAGTTTAA
- a CDS encoding OmpA family lipoprotein encodes MKKFMIATVIALSGTLAVSGCTTNPYTGESQVGDSGIGAGIGAVVGAGVGALSSSKKDRGKGALIGAAAGAAFGGSVGYYMDVQEAKLREKMAGTGVSVTRSGDQIILNMPNNVTFDTSSSTLKPAGANTLTGVAMVLKEYNKTAVNVVGHTDSTGSRQLNVNLSQQRAESVASSLITQGVAANRIHTQGVGPDQPIASNSTEDGKAQNRRVTITLSPL; translated from the coding sequence ATGAAAAAGTTTATGATTGCCACGGTTATTGCGCTCAGCGGAACATTAGCCGTTTCGGGTTGTACGACTAACCCTTATACCGGTGAATCACAAGTTGGCGATTCTGGCATCGGTGCAGGTATTGGTGCTGTTGTTGGCGCAGGCGTAGGTGCATTGTCATCATCCAAGAAAGATCGCGGTAAAGGTGCCCTGATTGGTGCCGCTGCCGGTGCTGCTTTTGGTGGTAGTGTTGGTTATTATATGGACGTTCAGGAAGCTAAGCTGCGTGAGAAAATGGCTGGTACTGGCGTGAGCGTTACTCGTTCCGGCGATCAGATCATTCTGAATATGCCAAATAATGTTACTTTTGATACCAGCAGCAGTACGCTTAAGCCTGCGGGTGCTAACACTCTGACCGGTGTTGCAATGGTATTAAAAGAGTACAACAAAACCGCCGTCAATGTTGTAGGCCATACTGACAGTACAGGTTCTCGTCAGTTGAACGTGAATCTGTCTCAACAACGTGCTGAGAGCGTAGCCAGTTCGTTAATTACTCAGGGTGTTGCCGCTAACCGTATTCACACTCAGGGTGTGGGCCCGGATCAACCAATTGCCTCTAACAGTACTGAGGATGGTAAAGCGCAGAATCGTCGTGTAACGATTACGTTGAGTCCATTGTGA
- a CDS encoding glycine zipper 2TM domain-containing protein, translating to MKKFIAAVVVVTSVLSLAGCANPYGGSNPNNNQAANVGVGAGIGALSSSHKDNTKGALIGAAAGAAVGAASGAILGNSSGQ from the coding sequence ATGAAAAAGTTTATTGCAGCAGTTGTCGTAGTTACATCTGTGCTGTCATTGGCAGGTTGTGCAAATCCGTATGGTGGAAGTAATCCCAATAACAATCAGGCAGCAAACGTAGGTGTTGGTGCAGGCATCGGTGCATTATCTTCTTCGCACAAAGATAATACTAAGGGAGCCCTGATTGGTGCTGCCGCAGGTGCTGCGGTTGGTGCTGCTTCCGGAGCCATTCTGGGCAATAGCTCAGGTCAGTAA
- a CDS encoding N-acetyltransferase has product MIRRYQEQDLDALMALWLTTTIHAHPFIEQSYWLESEPLVRNVYIPDATTWVSCENDKIIGFISVMEQQFIGALFVDFNQQGKGIGKALIELAKTHYPRLLLEVYRENTHALQFYLAMDFHIVSEQPHPETQQVTLIMQWQAPLIAA; this is encoded by the coding sequence GTGATTCGCCGCTATCAGGAACAGGATCTGGATGCGCTAATGGCGCTGTGGTTAACCACCACCATTCATGCGCATCCTTTTATTGAGCAATCGTACTGGCTGGAAAGTGAACCATTGGTTCGCAACGTTTATATTCCTGATGCCACCACTTGGGTGAGTTGTGAAAATGATAAAATCATTGGTTTTATCAGCGTGATGGAGCAGCAGTTTATCGGAGCACTGTTTGTTGATTTTAACCAGCAGGGAAAAGGGATTGGCAAAGCGCTGATTGAACTGGCTAAAACTCATTATCCCCGGTTGCTACTTGAGGTCTATCGGGAAAACACTCATGCACTTCAATTTTACCTGGCCATGGATTTTCATATTGTCAGTGAACAGCCCCACCCGGAAACACAACAGGTAACATTAATCATGCAATGGCAGGCTCCGCTGATTGCTGCATGA
- a CDS encoding DNA-3-methyladenine glycosylase I has protein sequence MQRCSWVNQDPLYIEYHDNEWGKPVRDNQKLFEKICLEGQQAGLSWITVLKKREAYRQCFHHFDPAKVAAMTEKDIDKLMENPGLIRHRGKLEAIVHNAKAYMAMQAAGEDFATFIWSFVENQPILNHLSMKKPEELPASTPISVAMAKALKKRGFKFFGATTCYAFMQSMGLVNDHMIECFCHPDNHA, from the coding sequence ATGCAACGTTGTAGTTGGGTCAATCAGGATCCGCTTTACATTGAGTACCATGACAACGAATGGGGCAAACCCGTTCGGGATAACCAAAAACTGTTTGAGAAAATTTGTCTGGAAGGACAACAAGCCGGACTCTCGTGGATTACTGTACTGAAAAAACGTGAAGCTTATCGTCAATGTTTTCACCACTTTGATCCGGCAAAAGTCGCAGCCATGACGGAAAAAGACATTGATAAACTGATGGAAAATCCGGGGTTAATTCGCCATCGCGGCAAACTGGAAGCCATCGTGCATAACGCTAAAGCCTATATGGCTATGCAGGCAGCCGGAGAAGACTTCGCCACCTTTATCTGGTCGTTTGTGGAGAATCAGCCAATCCTCAATCACCTTTCGATGAAAAAACCTGAGGAACTTCCTGCTTCCACCCCGATTTCTGTTGCTATGGCGAAAGCGCTGAAAAAGCGTGGTTTTAAATTTTTCGGTGCCACCACTTGTTATGCTTTTATGCAATCAATGGGGTTGGTTAACGACCATATGATTGAATGTTTCTGCCATCCGGATAATCACGCGTGA
- the glyQ gene encoding glycine--tRNA ligase subunit alpha → MQKFDNKTFQGLILTLQDYWSRQGCTIVQPLDMEVGAGTSHPITCLRALGPEPIAAAYVQPSRRPTDGRYGENPNRLQHYYQFQVIIKPSPDNIQELYLGSLKELGVDPTVHDIRFVEDNWENPTLGAWGLGWEVWLNGMEVTQFTYFQQVGGLECKPVTGEITYGLERLAMYIQGVDSVYDLVWSDGPFGKTTYGDIYHQNEVEQSTYNFEYADTDFLFSCFEQYEKEAQKLLALETPLPLPAYERILKAAHSFNLLDARKAISVTERQRYILRIRTLTKAVAEAYYASREALGFPMCDKKKV, encoded by the coding sequence ATGCAGAAGTTCGATAATAAAACCTTTCAGGGATTAATCCTAACATTACAGGATTATTGGTCGCGTCAGGGCTGCACCATTGTCCAACCATTGGACATGGAAGTCGGTGCTGGTACGTCGCATCCAATAACCTGCCTGCGGGCTTTAGGGCCTGAGCCAATAGCCGCTGCCTATGTGCAGCCTTCCCGTCGCCCGACGGATGGTCGCTATGGTGAAAACCCGAACCGCTTACAGCACTACTACCAGTTTCAGGTCATTATCAAACCCTCTCCGGACAATATTCAGGAGCTGTATCTTGGCTCGCTGAAAGAGCTGGGAGTGGATCCGACCGTGCACGATATCCGTTTTGTTGAAGATAACTGGGAAAACCCAACGCTGGGTGCCTGGGGTCTTGGCTGGGAAGTCTGGTTAAACGGAATGGAAGTGACTCAGTTTACCTATTTCCAACAGGTCGGTGGTCTGGAGTGTAAGCCAGTCACAGGTGAAATCACTTACGGACTTGAGCGTCTGGCCATGTATATTCAGGGCGTGGACAGCGTTTACGACTTAGTCTGGAGCGATGGTCCTTTCGGTAAGACTACCTATGGTGATATTTATCATCAAAACGAAGTGGAACAGTCTACCTATAACTTTGAATATGCCGATACTGACTTCCTGTTCAGCTGCTTTGAGCAGTATGAAAAAGAGGCGCAGAAGCTACTGGCATTAGAAACGCCGCTGCCGTTACCGGCCTACGAGCGTATTCTGAAAGCGGCCCATAGCTTTAACCTGCTGGATGCCCGCAAAGCGATCTCTGTGACCGAGCGCCAACGCTATATTCTGCGTATTCGTACGCTGACCAAAGCGGTTGCTGAGGCTTATTATGCTTCTCGCGAGGCATTAGGTTTCCCTATGTGTGATAAGAAAAAGGTTTAA